The following proteins are co-located in the Solanum pennellii chromosome 8, SPENNV200 genome:
- the LOC107027811 gene encoding ran-binding protein 6-like, translating into MPTLKVIVETATNDTSNTLLAKSTECITMAAVAVGNLAINDYVEKVTAVLTSLHRTQTEIEDPMRRLLLLECGRLCKFLGADFLPYLRLVMPVTLKSALLKNCLSVSDNSDTDDSDYGSMIKATDGNKKIGIRAVLLEEKALACHMLWFFSTELKEGLHLWVNEVVSALVPNLTYKFSEEVRMAAVSAMPLLLSSASCAMKKGLLLTGCGKSPVQKLSDTIISSLLDALKKESKVQIQARLLEAFNESIQVPGSCLSKNQAEKFVDGISKVLSRCSYRKTEREKRAKEHTGSREQELLKEEAEQHLTICRNIGICLGTMVKKLKASFLPNFDKFLPYVSLMWSNDRTAEERRIVVHLFRDVAEQCREEAFRHVLQFSVSY; encoded by the exons ATGCCTACTCTGAAAGTTATTGTGGAAACTGCTACTAATGATACAAGTAACACGCTACTGGCCAAATCCACGGAATGCATTACCATGGCTGCAGTGGCTGTTGGAAATCTAGCAATCAATGATTATGTTGAAAAG GTCACTGCAGTACTCACTTCACTGCACAGAACTCAAACGGAGATAGAAGATCCAATGAGGAGACTTCTGTTACTA GAATGCGGTAGACTATGCAAATTCTTGGGGGCAGATTTCCTTCCTTATCTGAGACTTGTCATGCCCGTTACGTTAAAATCTGCTTTGCTAAAGAACTGTTTGAGTGTTTCCGATAATTCAGATACAGATGATTCTGATTATGGAAG CATGATTAAAGCCACTGATGGGAATAAAAAGATCGGGATAAGAGCTGTACTTCTGGAAGAGAAGGCCTTGGCCTGTCATATGCTATGGTTCTTTTCAACTGAGTTAAAGGAAGGGCTGCATTTATGGGTTAATGAG GTTGTTAGTGCTTTAGTTCCGAATCTTACCTATAAATTCAGTGAAGAAGTTAGAATGGCTGCCGTTTCTG CAATGCCGTTACTGTTAAGTTCAGCTTCTTGTGCTATGAAGAAAGGGCTACTTTTAACAGGTTGTGGCAAGTCCCCAGTTCAAAAGCTATCTGACACTATTATCTCGTCTTTGCTTGATGCATTAAAAAAG GAGTCAAAGGTACAAATTCAAGCAAGATTATTGGAGGCATTCAACGAAAGCATTCAG GTTCCGGGTTCATGTCTAAGTAAAAACCAAGCTGAAAAATTTGTTGATGGCATATCAAAGGTTCTCTCCAGATGCTCATACCGCAAAACAGAAAGAGAGAAACGAGCTAAAGAACACACAGGTTCAAGGGAGCAGGAGCTACTTAAGGAAGAAGCTGAGCAACACTTAACTATATGTAGAAAT ATTGGCATTTGCCTCGGAACTATGGTGAAAAAACTAAAGGCATCATTCTTGCCAAATTTTGACAAGTTTTTGCCTTATGTATCACTTATGTGG AGTAATGATAGAACAGCAGAAGAAAGAAGAATTGTAGTGCACCTTTTCCGTGATGTTGCTGAGCAGTGCCGAGAAGAAGCATTCAGGCACGTCTTGCAATTTTCAGTGTCTTATTGA
- the LOC107029031 gene encoding 14 kDa proline-rich protein DC2.15-like, whose translation MASKHISLTIFLCFNLFFALVSSCGTCPKPKPKPKPSCPPPPYYPKETCPIDTLKLGVCADVLGLVNVVVGSPPVTPCCSLLSGLANAEAALCLCTALKANVLGINLNLPISLSLLLNVCSKEAPAGFQCS comes from the coding sequence ATGGCTTCCAAACACATTTCCCTTACTATTTTCCTTTGCTTTAACCTTTTCTTTGCCTTAGTTTCTAGTTGTGGCACTTGTCCTAAACCtaaaccaaaaccaaaacccTCATGTCCACCACCACCTTATTACCCTAAAGAAACTTGTCCAATTGATACACTTAAATTAGGTGTTTGTGCTGATGTTCTTGGATTAGTAAATGTTGTTGTTGGCTCACCACCAGTAACTCCTTGTTGTAGTCTTCTATCTGGACTTGCTAATGCTGAAGCTGCTCTTTGTCTTTGTACTGCTCTTAAGGCTAATGTTTTGGGAATTAACCTTAATCTCCCTATTTCACTTAGTTTGCTTCTTAATGTTTGCTCTAAAGAAGCTCCTGCTGGCTTTCAATgctcttaa
- the LOC114078282 gene encoding uncharacterized protein LOC114078282 has translation MLKRGQTFQKKTSQKPSENTKDQVCHKCGSPDHFIKFCPLWALEQKKANFEKVKDIKNDKYIPTNRRMTNQEADLSTRRAFAAMGDLSEEEFEDGGFENQSLLAIEQSNKYDFLALIAETDSEDDEEDDKQSKVSFHHIKVNIESYSKKELESLLSTLIDAYQSVNSEREQVMENYASLREVNDNLEKHNHFLQNKLKEQIKISELSHKGKNSASELQLALEEKIKLLTIKYQALTERNRLLQENLDHTKLDLERNLRWTRSSEILTQIQEKQTTSRSGIGFKKQNNLVSHTIHMSKSLCTHCGNSGHLKNQCKALFEAFQKNVKFTKKEKTDTAKNLVRNKNAPNKRFSYLPLWARRNLIHPFTHIKGPKLIWVPKTNL, from the coding sequence ATGCTAAAGAGAGGGCAGacctttcaaaagaaaacttctcaAAAACCATCTGAAAACACTAAAGACCAGGTTTGTCATAAATGTGGGAGCCCAGATCACTTCATCAAATTCTGTCCACTTTGGGCTTTAGAGCAGAAAAAGGCAAACTTTGAGAAggtcaaagacatcaagaatgATAAGTACATTCCCACAAACAGAAGAATGACCAATCAAGAAGCGGATCTTTCAACGAGAAGAGCCTTTGCCGCTATGGGGGACTTATCTGAAGAAGAATTTGAGGATGGAGGGTTCGAAAATCAGTCACTACttgcaatagaacaatcaaataaatatgattttcttgcacTCATTGCTGAAACAGATtctgaagatgatgaagaagatgacaaacaaagcaaggtaagttttcatcacatcaaagtaaatattgaatcatattctaAAAAGGAACTAGAGTCTTTATTGAGTACTCTTATAGATGCATATCAGTCtgtcaattctgaaagagaACAAGTGATGGAAAACTATGCATCTTTAAGAGAAGTCAATGACAATCTTGAGAAACACAATcactttcttcaaaataaattaaaagaacagaTTAAAATCTCAGAGTTAAGTCACAAGGGCAAAAACTCTGCTAGTGAACTTCAATTAGctctagaagaaaaaataaaattgttaaccaTAAAATATCAAGCTTTAACAGAAAGGAATAGGTTGTTACAAGAAAATCTTGATCATACCAAACTGGATCTGGAAAGAAATCTTAGATGGACCAGGTCCTCTGAAATTTTAACTCAGATTCAAGAAAAGCAAACCACTAGTCGAAGTGGGATAGGTTTTAAAAAACAGAATAATCTTGTGTCACACACTATTCACATGTCTAAAAGTTTATGCACTCATTGTGGAAACTCAGGTCATTTAAAGAATCAATGTAAAGCTTTATTTGAGgcttttcagaaaaatgttaagttcaccaaaaaggaaaagactGATACGGCTAAGAACCTGGTTCGAAATAAAAATGCTCCAAATAAAAGGTTTTCTTATTTGCCTTTATGGGCTAGAAGAAATCTTATTCATCCTTTTACTCACATAAAGGGGCCCAAGCTAATCTGGGTTCCCAAGACTAATCTTTGA